In Helianthus annuus cultivar XRQ/B chromosome 3, HanXRQr2.0-SUNRISE, whole genome shotgun sequence, a single window of DNA contains:
- the LOC110930393 gene encoding root allergen protein produces MDVVYAEIEITSSLSAPKVFKVYTDFDIIAPKINPESYKTITVIKGDGGVGSIKSMTYSDGTSSKHTIDDIDASNFILSWTFFEGDALMGIINTATHHMKFIPSPNGGSVFKQTFVIRYKGDAKQMDDVINITKEAIKNTFKKMESYAIAHPEVY; encoded by the exons ATGGACGTGGTTTATGCAGAGATAGAGATCACCTCTTCACTTTCAGCTCCTAAAGTTTTCAAAGTCTACACTGACTTTGACATCATTGCCCCTAAGATCAATCCCGAATCTTACAAAACCATCACCGTTATCAAAGGTGATGGTGGAGTTGGAAGCATCAAGAGCATGACATATAGTGATG GAACAAGTTCGAAGCACACAATCGATGACATTGACGCAAGCAACTTTATACTAAGTTGGACGTTCTTTGAAGGAGACGCCTTGATGGGTATAATAAACACAGCTACTCATCATATGAAGTTCATACCTTCTCCTAATGGAGGATCCGTATTCAAACAAACATTTGTAATTAGGTATAAAGGTGATGCTAAGCAAATGGATGATGTTATTAATATTACTAAAGAAGCAATCAAGAATACTTTCAAGAAGATGGAGTCTTATGCTATTGCCCATCCTGAAGTTTACTAA